Within Novosphingobium resinovorum, the genomic segment TACCTGCTTCCAGCCGCCCAGGGCAGGCTCACCATGGAAGAAGGGGATCCCCGGATCGTTGCGAGAGGCAGGGCGGTCGATCACAGTGCCTTCGGACAGGATCAGGCCGACACCACCTTCGGCCCGGCGGCGGTAATAAGCGGCCTGCGCCTCGCCGGGGATGCCCTCGGCGGCGAAGGCCCGGGTCATCGGCGCCATGACGATGCGGTTGGGAAGGTCCAGCGAGCCGATGCGGAACGGCTTGAACAGAACGTCGGTGGCACTTGCGGTCATTGCGGAGGAACTCCGGTTTGCTGGGGGAGCCACTTAGGTATATATTGGATACTTGACGTCAATGAGGCACCTTATGGTGCGCAAGTATATCCAGGGATACCTTGATGCCGGAATGCGAGCATTTCTCCGTCGATTGCCCCAGCCGCCTGCTGTTCGACCAGATCGCCGACAAGTGGTCGATGATGGTGCTGACGGTGCTCGACGCTGGACCGATGCGCTTCAACGGCATCAAGCGTCATCTGGAAGGCGTGACTCAAAAGGCGCTTACGCAGTGCCTGCGGCGGCTGGAGCGCAACGGCCTGCTGGAGCGACGGGTCATCGCCGCATCCCCCATCGGGGTGGAGTATGAGATCACTCCGCTGGGCCGCTCGTTGCAGACTCCGTTCAAGGCGCTGTACGGCTGGACGATCGCCAACATGGAAGACGTGGAGAAAGCCCGGGTGGAGTACGACCGGCGCCTTGTGGCCTGACCCAGTCAATTCAGACTGGACGAAGGGTCGAGCAGCCGTAAATGCGCCTGCGTCATCAGGCTGACGGAATCTCCGATGACCGCAAGCGCATCATCGATGGCAATGCCGCACCCCACGCTCAGGGGGCCGAGGCCGGTCAGCGCCCGTGCCAGATCCCTGTCGTACGCCTGCAAGCGCTCGACCTCCACTCGGCTCACATCGAACTGCGAGCCCAGGATATATCATGTCTCGCCCGACTCCGCCCGCAACCGTGTCAGGTAGAGCAGGTTCACGAAGGCCGAACCGTCTCGCCGGAAATTGATGATCGGCGCCCTGGCCGACATGGTGTCGTCGTTGTGCAGGAAAGCGCGGAACTTCGCATGGGCTTGCCCATCCCGTGTATCGCCCTGCAGGAAGCGGCAGTTGCGACCGATCACGTCGTCGCTGGAATAGCCGGTCAGTTCGCTGAAACGCTCATTGACGAACAGAAGCGGATGATCCCCCTCGATAGATGCCAGAGCCAGCGCCATCGGCAGCGATGCCAGAAAGTCGCGCAGTTCCGAGGGAACCGTTGTTTCCATCTCAGGTCAACTCCAGCCGAGCAGGCTGAAACGCGTACCAGACCGATGCCGTAAAACGCAACGCCGAGTCGGGAAATTCAAAGTCTTGGCGCCTTGTCTGCGCTCGGCATCCCACATTGGGCATAACGAAAAAGGGCCGCGGTTTCCCGCGACCCCTTTTTGTAGCCGAAGCTCTGAAAGCGATTAACGCTTCGAGAACTGGAAGCTGCGGCGTGCCTTGGCGCGGCCGTACTTCTTACGCTCGACCACGCGGCTGTCGCGGGTGAGGAAGCCGGCTGCCTTGACGGCCGAGCGCAGGGCCGGCTCGTACTTGGCGAGAGCCTGGGCGATGCCGTGCTTCACGGCGCCGGCCTGACCCGACAGACCACCACCCTTGACGGTGGCGATGACGTCGTACTGCTCTTCGCGGCCAGCGACCTGGAAGGTCTGGTTGATCACGAGGCGCAGGGTCGGACGTGCGAAGTAGACTTCCTGGTCACGGCCGTTGACGATGATCTTGCCCGAGCCGGGCTTGATCCACACGCGGGCAACGGCGTCCTTGCGGCGGCCGGTGGCGTAAGCGCGGCCCTGCGCGTCGATCTGCTGCTCGCGCAGCGGAGCGTTCGAGACGGGAGCGGCTGCCACGGTCTCGTCACCGACGGTGACGTTGCCGGCGATGTCCGCGAGGTCGGACAGGCTCTGCACGGTTTCGTTGTCGGACATTATGCGCCCACCTTGTTCTTGCGGTTCATCGAAGCGACGTCGAGCGCTTCGGGCTGGGTGCCACCGTGCGGGTGCTCGGTGCCGGCGTAGACGTGCAGGGCGCGCATCTGGTCACGGCCGAGCGGACCACGGGGAATCATGCGCTCGACAGCCTTTTCAAGCACGCGCTCGGGGAAGCGACCGGCGAGGACCTTGTCCGCGGTGACTTCCTTGATGCCGCCGGCATAGCCGGTGTGCTTGTAGTAGGTCTGCTGCTTGAGCTTGTTGCCCGTGAAGCGCACCTTCTCCGCGTTGATGATGACGACGTGGTCGCCGCAATCAACGTGAGGGGTGAAGCTGGGCTTGTGCTTGCCGCGCAGCAGGTCGGCGATGATCACGGCCAGACGGCCTACAACCAGATTCTCGGCATCGATCAGATGCCACTTCTTCTCCACCTCGGCCGGCTTGATCGACCGGGTGACCTTCGTGAGCGCCTTCATGGCTGGTCATTCCCTATAATTCGAGCGCCAGCCACGGGAGCGAATCCCCTGATAGCGCGGAAGGCGGCCAAATCGTCGAAATGGCTGCGTAAGTCAAGCAATGCGCGGGATTGCAGAGAGGTAAAATAATACCGTGAAGTTTGTGTTGGGACGTTGCCCACCCCTGCCCCCTCCCGCAAGCGGGAGGGGAATGAGAGATTTCCGCTTCGCCCTCCCGCTCATCCTGAGCTTGTCGAAGGAGGGGGGGCCGGGAGGCTTGGCAGCTTGCTGCCTAGCCGGATGGAGTGGGTAGCCGATGGACAGGCCGAAACCTACCCCCGACGTCCGAGCGCATGCGCGCCCCACACCGTCGCGGCGACCAGCAGTGCACCGCAAAGCTGGTGCGCCACGGCGATCCACAAGGTCACGCCGGACCACACCGTGAAGATGCCCAGCAGCACCTGCGTCCCGAACGCACAGTGCACCGCGACCGAGACCAGCCTCTCGTGCTTCGCCTTGAGCCTGCGGCCCATGACGACGAGCACCGCGACGATTGCCCAGGCCCACCAGCGGTGAATGAAGTGCGTGAGGTAGGGATCGTTGACCAGCGAGGAGAAGAACCCGCGCGCCCAATCGACGCCTTCGGGGAAGACGCTGCCCTGCATCAGCGGCCAGGCGTCCCAGCTCCACCAGCCGGCACCGGCGACATAGCCGGCACGCAGGCCCGCCACCATCGCGCCCATGAACAGTTGCAGCGCCAGCATGCCCAGCGCCAGGGCGCCGAAGCGGGTCAGCCGCGCGCGCTGCTCTCCCCGCTCCATCGCCTTGAGGTCCAGCGCAGTCCAGACGAGGCCGCCCAGCGTGAACAGCGCCACCAGCAGATGCGCGGCGAGGCGGAAGTGACTCACCCGGTCGAGCGCCTCGGCGCTGAGGCCGGAGGAGACCATCCACCAGCCGACGACGCCCTGCAGGCCGCCCAGCGCCAACAGCGCCAGCAAACGCGGCTTGTAGCCGCCGGGAATGGTGCGCTTGTACCAGAACCATGCCAGCGGAACCGCGAAGACGAGGCCGATCGTGCGCGCCAGAAGACGGTGGAACCATTCCCAGAAGTAGATGAACTTGTACTGCGCCAGCGTCATGCCTGCCGGGCCGTTGACGTCGAGATACTGCGGGATCTGCTTGTAGCGGGCGAACTCGGCCTGCCACTGGGCGTCGGTAAGCGGCGGGATTGCGCCGGTCAGCGGCTTCCACTGAGTGATGGAAAGGCCCGATTCGGTCAGCCGGGTGATCCCGCCGACCGCGACGATCAGCACCACCAGCACCGCAACACTCAGGAGCCAGCGCACCATCGGGGCGATATCGTCACTTGTCCCGATGATCGGGCGACCGTCGTTTACTCTCATGCGTCTGCTTCTTCCGTCATGCGGGCGATTCCTGCGATTTTGCGGGCATTTGCGCAAGAGGGCGTTCGACGGCACGTGTTTTCGACGAGTCCTGCGTGAAAATTTTGCGTCCGGCCCTTGCGGAATGATACAACGTTACATAGATAGCTGCCCATGCGTACTGCCCTTCTTGCGATTCGTAACCGCCTCGACCGTGCCGGAATCATCCTGAGCGGGCTGTGCGCGGTGCATTGCATCCTGGGCGTCGTGCTTGTCGGCGTGCTGGGGCTGGGCGGTGAAGCGCTTCTTTCACCCAGTATCCACCGCATCGGACTGGCGATGGCTCTGGTCGTGGGCATCATTTCGCTCGGCTTCGGCGTGCTGCGCCACGGGCGGGTCGCGCCGCTGGCGATCGGTGCTTCGGGCCTGACGTTGATGGGCATCGCCCTCCTCGTCGATCACGGGATCGAGGAGACCGTGCTGACGATCGCAGGGGTCAGCCTCGTCGCCTTCGCGCACATTCGGAACTTGCACGGCGCCTGTTGAGCGCTATTCGGCAGCCATGGCTGCCGAAATCCTGCTTACCGTGAATGGCGAACCGCGCCGCATTGCCGCCGGTTCCAGCATCGCCGACCTCGTCGCGCAGATCGGCCTCGACCCGAAGAAGGTCGCGGTCGAGCATAACGCAGAGATCGCGCCGCGCTCGACGCTTGCCGAAGTGACCTTGTCCGATGGCGACGTGCTGGAGATCGTCCACTTCGTCGGCGGCGGCTGATCGGGCCGCCCTGCCCCCGCTTTTCCTGATTCACGCTTCCCCGAAAGGACGCGCTTCGTGACCGATTTCCCCGCTGATACTTGGACCGTTGCCGGTCGTACTTTCACCTCGCGCCTGATCGTGGGCACGGGCAAGTACAAGGACTTCGCGCAGAACGCCGCCGCCGTGGAAGCCTCGGGCGCGGAAATCGTCACCGTCGCGGTGCGCCGCGTCAACGTGTCGGACCCCAAGGCGCCGATGCTGACCGACTTCATCGACCCGAAGAAGATCACGTACCTGCCCAATACCGCAGGCTGCTTCACCGCTGACGACGCCATCCGCACCCTGCGCCTGGCGCGCGAGGCGGGCGGCTGGGATCTGGTGAAACTCGAAGTGCTGGGCGAGGCACGCACGCTTTACCCCGACATGCGCGAGACGCTGAAGGCCACCGAAATCCTCGCGAACGAAGGCTTCTTGCCTATGGTCTACTGCGTGGACGATCCGATCGCCGCCAAGCAGTTGGAAGACGCGGGCGCCGTCGCGGTGATGCCGCTGGGCGCGCCGATCGGCTCGGGCCTTGGCATCCAGAACAAGGTGACCGTGCGCCTCATCGTCGAGGGCGCGAAGGTGCCGGTGCTGGTCGATGCAGGCGTCGGCACCGCTTCGGAAGCCGCCGTGGCGATGGAACTGGGCTGCGACGGCGTGCTGATGAACACCGCCATCGCCGAGGCCAAGGACCCGGTGCGCATGGCCCGGGCGATGAAGCTGGCGGTCGAAGCCGGACGCCACGCCTATCTCGCCGGCCGCATGGGCCAGCGTCGCTACGCCGACCCGTCGAGCCCGCTCGCCGGTTTGATCTGAGCGCCTCCGTACCGAAACGGGACGGCCTTCCCACCTTTCCCGTTTCCGACGGCAAACTGCGCATACAAACCTTTGCATCGTAAACCGTCCAGAAAGGATGATCGTGGTTAAATCCGACTCGTGACGGGGATCTTCCCGACACATCAGGGACAATCACGATGGCCCACACAGGTACGGCTAGTCTGACGATCAACGAACTGCGCGAATTCGCCAGCTTCTCCCCCAGCGAGCAGCGCTACATCCGGCGCAGCCTCGACATCGGCCTCGGCCGCCAGGATGCCTTCAAGCTCTGGGCGCGCGACGAGGACGAACTGGCCTCGATCCAAAAGCAGTACGTCGCCTATCAGGACCTCAAGGCCCTGCGCGCGATGCGGCCGGACGACTACAGCTTCGACGACGTCGACGCCTTCATGGGCAAGCTGGTCCGGATGGCCGCATTCGACCTCGCGCAGGAGCGCCTGACGAGCTTCTCCGCCTTCCGCTTCCTCTACGAGCGCCTGCTCGGCGGCTGGGCGCGGCCGTGGCTCCCGGGGGCCTTCTGCGGAGCCGCAGCACTGCCGCAGATCCGCCCTGACCGCCGCCGCACCCTGCTCCACTCGATCAGCGAAGCCGCCGCCACCGCGCCCGGCTGGTCCGACCGCGAGCCGAGCTTCTATCCCGAATTCATCGAGAAGGAAGCGGCTTAAGCCGGCACCGGCTCGACGACAGAGCCCCCTGCCCGTGCCTTCGCCGCCAGGTTATGGACGTAGTCCAGCTTGGCGACGATCGCGTCGGACAGGTGGAAGGGGTAAAGATCCGGCTGCCCCATCGAGCGGTTGATCGCGTTCATCGCGAAAGAGAGCGGCCCCATCGCTTCGGTCAGCGCACGGGTGTCAGCCGTGTAGGGATTGAAATCCAGCTCCACCTCCAGCCCGACCGCGTCGCCCGGCAGCGGAGCCAGCGACAGGTCGAAACCGCCCGCCGTCGCCAGAACGTCGACGATGTGCAGGTAATGCGCGAAGGTCTCTGCAAAATCCTCCCACGGATGGGAGGTCGCGTAGAAGCTGACGAAAGCGTCGGTCCACACTTTCGACCCATCATCATTGTAGTGCGCCTGCAGCGCCTGTTGATAGTCGATCCGCTCATCACCGAATATCGAGCGGAAAGCCTCCAGTTCGGCCGGATCGGTCTCGACCAGCCGCGACCAGTAGTGGTGGCCCACTTCATGCCGAAAATGGCCGAGCAGGGTGCGATAGGGCTCGCCCATCGCATGGCGCATCCGCTCGCGCTCGGCATCGTCGGCCTCGATCAGGTTGAGCGTGATGACGCCGCCGTCGTGACCGGTGAAGATTCGCGGACTGCCCGCCTGCTCCGCCGCCGCATCGTAGAGGAAATCGAAGGCGAGGCCCTGTGTTCCGGGACCTTCCTCGGCCTTGGTTTCCAGCGGGAGGCCCAGCCTCATCAGCGTGTGGAACAGCCGCCGCTTCGCTGCCTCGATCCTGGCCCATCGGGACGGGACAGAGGGTTCGGACAAGTCGGGAATGGTGCGGTTGTGGCGGCAGGCGCGGCACATCGGCGTCGTGTCGTCGCTCGCCACCAGCCAGTTGCAGATGCGATAATCGTTATTGTTGGCGCATACGACCACTTCGGCCACCTCACCTTCTGCATCGCGCCAGACAGTCGCGCCGTCGGCCAGGAAGCGGAAGCCGTCGATTTCGGGATCGTAGCCAAGGGTGGCCTGGCAGCCGGGGCAAACCCGGACTTCGAAATGATTCAGGCGGCGGCAGTTCGGGCAGGGGAAGGCACGCATGGCGCACTCGCTGTAATTGACGTTTGCCCCGTCAACGCAGGAAGCGCGCCACCGTTTCCTTACGCGCGATAAAGCGCGTCTAACCGAGTGCCGTACCGTTCCTTGAGCTTGTGCCGCCGGATCTTGAGACTCGGCGTCATTTCCTCGTTCTCGATCGAGAACGGCTCGTCGGCGAAGGCGTATTGACGCACCTTCTCGATCACCGAGAGGTCGGCGTTGACCCGGTCGATCGCATTGCGCAGCGCGGTGCGGAACGCCGGAAGCCCCTGCAGCTTGCGGAAATCGAAAGTCTCGCCGTTATCCCGTGCCCACTGCAGCGCCCAGTCGGCGTCGGGTACGATCAGGCCGACGATGTAGGGCTTGCGGTCACCGTAGACCATCGCCTGCGCGATCTCCGGCTGGAGCGTCAGCATCGATTCGACCTTCTGCGGAGAGACGTTGTCGCCCTTGTCGTTGACGATCATGTCCTTCTTGCGGTCGGTGATGGCAATGCGCCCGCGATCGTCGATATGGCCGATGTCGCCGGTATGGAGCCAGCCGTCCTTGAGCACGTTCGCCGTCGCCGCCTCGTTCTGCCAGTAACCCGACATCA encodes:
- a CDS encoding winged helix-turn-helix transcriptional regulator, with the protein product MPECEHFSVDCPSRLLFDQIADKWSMMVLTVLDAGPMRFNGIKRHLEGVTQKALTQCLRRLERNGLLERRVIAASPIGVEYEITPLGRSLQTPFKALYGWTIANMEDVEKARVEYDRRLVA
- a CDS encoding PAS domain-containing protein, with amino-acid sequence METTVPSELRDFLASLPMALALASIEGDHPLLFVNERFSELTGYSSDDVIGRNCRFLQGDTRDGQAHAKFRAFLHNDDTMSARAPIINFRRDGSAFVNLLYLTRLRAESGET
- the rpsI gene encoding 30S ribosomal protein S9; the protein is MSDNETVQSLSDLADIAGNVTVGDETVAAAPVSNAPLREQQIDAQGRAYATGRRKDAVARVWIKPGSGKIIVNGRDQEVYFARPTLRLVINQTFQVAGREEQYDVIATVKGGGLSGQAGAVKHGIAQALAKYEPALRSAVKAAGFLTRDSRVVERKKYGRAKARRSFQFSKR
- the rplM gene encoding 50S ribosomal protein L13; this translates as MKALTKVTRSIKPAEVEKKWHLIDAENLVVGRLAVIIADLLRGKHKPSFTPHVDCGDHVVIINAEKVRFTGNKLKQQTYYKHTGYAGGIKEVTADKVLAGRFPERVLEKAVERMIPRGPLGRDQMRALHVYAGTEHPHGGTQPEALDVASMNRKNKVGA
- a CDS encoding COX15/CtaA family protein, producing the protein MRVNDGRPIIGTSDDIAPMVRWLLSVAVLVVLIVAVGGITRLTESGLSITQWKPLTGAIPPLTDAQWQAEFARYKQIPQYLDVNGPAGMTLAQYKFIYFWEWFHRLLARTIGLVFAVPLAWFWYKRTIPGGYKPRLLALLALGGLQGVVGWWMVSSGLSAEALDRVSHFRLAAHLLVALFTLGGLVWTALDLKAMERGEQRARLTRFGALALGMLALQLFMGAMVAGLRAGYVAGAGWWSWDAWPLMQGSVFPEGVDWARGFFSSLVNDPYLTHFIHRWWAWAIVAVLVVMGRRLKAKHERLVSVAVHCAFGTQVLLGIFTVWSGVTLWIAVAHQLCGALLVAATVWGAHALGRRG
- a CDS encoding MerC domain-containing protein, giving the protein MRTALLAIRNRLDRAGIILSGLCAVHCILGVVLVGVLGLGGEALLSPSIHRIGLAMALVVGIISLGFGVLRHGRVAPLAIGASGLTLMGIALLVDHGIEETVLTIAGVSLVAFAHIRNLHGAC
- the thiS gene encoding sulfur carrier protein ThiS encodes the protein MAAEILLTVNGEPRRIAAGSSIADLVAQIGLDPKKVAVEHNAEIAPRSTLAEVTLSDGDVLEIVHFVGGG
- a CDS encoding bifunctional sulfur carrier protein/thiazole synthase protein, giving the protein MTDFPADTWTVAGRTFTSRLIVGTGKYKDFAQNAAAVEASGAEIVTVAVRRVNVSDPKAPMLTDFIDPKKITYLPNTAGCFTADDAIRTLRLAREAGGWDLVKLEVLGEARTLYPDMRETLKATEILANEGFLPMVYCVDDPIAAKQLEDAGAVAVMPLGAPIGSGLGIQNKVTVRLIVEGAKVPVLVDAGVGTASEAAVAMELGCDGVLMNTAIAEAKDPVRMARAMKLAVEAGRHAYLAGRMGQRRYADPSSPLAGLI
- a CDS encoding zinc-binding metallopeptidase family protein, with product MRAFPCPNCRRLNHFEVRVCPGCQATLGYDPEIDGFRFLADGATVWRDAEGEVAEVVVCANNNDYRICNWLVASDDTTPMCRACRHNRTIPDLSEPSVPSRWARIEAAKRRLFHTLMRLGLPLETKAEEGPGTQGLAFDFLYDAAAEQAGSPRIFTGHDGGVITLNLIEADDAERERMRHAMGEPYRTLLGHFRHEVGHHYWSRLVETDPAELEAFRSIFGDERIDYQQALQAHYNDDGSKVWTDAFVSFYATSHPWEDFAETFAHYLHIVDVLATAGGFDLSLAPLPGDAVGLEVELDFNPYTADTRALTEAMGPLSFAMNAINRSMGQPDLYPFHLSDAIVAKLDYVHNLAAKARAGGSVVEPVPA